In Opitutaceae bacterium TAV5, one genomic interval encodes:
- a CDS encoding twitching motility protein PilT, translating to MATADKTYVDPSALLKLYINEPQSRVMAAWRARVGGSLAVTHHGRVELTNALALAVHRGFLDEQAFGSALAALDDDFQQGRYRQADLLWRATLNRACQLSRDHSRTLGTRTLDVLHVASALELEMRQFVSFDVKQQNLVRAVGLRLIVPA from the coding sequence GTGGCGACCGCTGACAAAACTTACGTTGATCCGAGCGCGCTTCTGAAGCTCTACATCAACGAGCCACAATCGCGGGTGATGGCTGCCTGGCGCGCGCGAGTGGGCGGATCGTTGGCGGTAACCCATCACGGACGGGTAGAGTTGACCAATGCGCTGGCTCTCGCGGTCCACCGCGGTTTTTTGGATGAACAGGCGTTCGGGAGCGCGTTGGCGGCGCTGGATGACGATTTCCAGCAAGGCCGATACCGGCAGGCCGACTTGCTCTGGAGGGCGACGCTCAACCGGGCCTGCCAGCTCAGTCGCGACCACAGTCGCACGCTGGGAACGCGGACACTGGACGTGCTCCATGTGGCCAGCGCTCTGGAGCTGGAGATGCGGCAGTTTGTGAGTTTTGATGTGAAGCAGCAAAACCTGGTGCGGGCGGTCGGGCTCAGGTTGATCGTGCCGGCGTGA
- a CDS encoding glyoxalase, with protein MSTTTETPQPSVTPSFRAIEYAFTVNPITDVARARKFYEEILGLKTGSIWEDAQFSWIEYDLGAHTLAITKSDPDWKPGSGPAIALEVEDYPAAIAHLRAHNVKFIIEPTESPVCRMAVVADPDGNGIIIHKRNAHTH; from the coding sequence ATGAGCACCACCACCGAAACACCGCAACCCTCCGTAACCCCCTCCTTCCGCGCCATCGAATACGCGTTCACCGTCAACCCGATCACCGACGTCGCCCGCGCCCGGAAATTCTACGAGGAAATCCTCGGCCTGAAAACCGGCTCCATCTGGGAAGACGCGCAGTTTTCCTGGATCGAATACGACCTCGGCGCGCACACCCTCGCCATCACCAAGTCCGATCCCGACTGGAAGCCGGGCAGCGGTCCGGCCATCGCTCTCGAGGTGGAAGACTACCCGGCGGCCATCGCCCACCTGCGCGCCCACAACGTGAAGTTCATCATCGAACCCACCGAGTCGCCCGTCTGCCGGATGGCCGTCGTCGCCGATCCCGACGGCAACGGCATCATCATCCACAAGCGCAACGCCCACACGCACTGA
- a CDS encoding sodium:melibiose symporter yields the protein MTSPARISESDRIPLVQKLSFAAGVNMDYVATGLMTGTLWMPFFNIGLEMPAVVLGLILMVLRAWDALTDPIMGNLSDNARTRWGRRRPFMFVAAITTACLYPIMWHFPESVRDGTSWLVHVADWIPFIAKLELAAPEKAASIYLILVGMIFFASFTVWSMPYYGMQLELTPNYDERTRLTAWMTLFGKISSLAGSWLLLFVIFVGMLALGDPKALEGKPAFLQKLLSGIQPWLTSFTNPHPGEKPIVVGMRLVCWLIALGIVCFGLLPALFVKERYYKAEASKQASEPFWKSIGESIRCTPLWALISISFFLVLGSSSVGSLGQYVNFYYVCHGDLAKGAMIAGMKGSVIVVAGIASIPLFTWLGEKFDKRTMVMTMLASSMTGHLLNWFLMTPAHPYWQIIPGVFESSAIAAVWLFLPSMKADVADWDEIHTTRRREGAINAFYSWFIKASLTASMGIGGVVLQISGFNPKIGDQPQEVVNRMFFLYLTLPLIIWSVAMLSAWFYPLGRARSAQIRAELEARRGAL from the coding sequence ATGACCTCTCCTGCCCGCATCTCCGAAAGCGACCGCATCCCCCTTGTCCAGAAACTCTCGTTCGCCGCCGGCGTGAACATGGACTACGTCGCCACCGGCCTCATGACCGGCACGCTCTGGATGCCTTTTTTCAACATCGGCCTCGAGATGCCGGCCGTTGTCCTCGGCCTCATCCTCATGGTGCTGCGCGCCTGGGACGCGCTCACCGATCCGATCATGGGCAACCTCTCCGACAACGCCCGCACCCGCTGGGGGCGCCGCCGTCCCTTCATGTTCGTGGCCGCCATAACGACCGCCTGCCTGTACCCGATCATGTGGCACTTCCCGGAAAGCGTGCGCGACGGCACCTCCTGGCTCGTGCATGTGGCCGACTGGATCCCCTTCATCGCCAAACTCGAACTCGCCGCCCCCGAAAAGGCTGCATCCATTTACCTGATACTCGTCGGCATGATCTTCTTCGCCAGCTTCACCGTCTGGTCGATGCCCTACTACGGCATGCAGCTCGAGCTCACGCCCAACTACGACGAACGCACCCGCCTCACCGCGTGGATGACGCTCTTCGGCAAGATTTCCTCCCTCGCCGGCAGCTGGCTCCTGCTCTTTGTCATCTTCGTCGGCATGCTCGCCCTCGGCGACCCCAAGGCCCTCGAAGGCAAACCCGCGTTCCTGCAAAAACTGCTGTCCGGCATCCAGCCCTGGCTCACCTCCTTCACCAACCCCCATCCCGGCGAGAAACCCATCGTCGTCGGCATGCGCCTCGTCTGCTGGCTGATCGCCCTCGGCATCGTGTGCTTCGGCCTGCTGCCCGCACTCTTCGTCAAGGAACGCTACTACAAGGCCGAGGCCAGCAAACAGGCGTCCGAACCGTTCTGGAAAAGCATCGGCGAATCCATCCGCTGCACGCCGCTGTGGGCGCTCATCAGCATCTCGTTTTTCCTCGTCCTCGGTTCCAGCTCCGTCGGCTCGCTCGGTCAGTATGTGAATTTCTACTACGTTTGCCATGGCGATCTCGCCAAGGGCGCGATGATCGCCGGCATGAAGGGCTCCGTCATCGTCGTGGCCGGCATCGCGTCGATCCCCCTCTTCACCTGGCTCGGCGAGAAGTTCGACAAACGCACCATGGTCATGACCATGCTCGCCAGCAGCATGACCGGGCACCTGCTCAACTGGTTCCTGATGACGCCCGCGCATCCCTACTGGCAAATCATCCCCGGCGTGTTCGAGTCGAGCGCCATCGCCGCCGTCTGGCTGTTCCTGCCCTCGATGAAGGCTGACGTGGCCGACTGGGACGAGATCCACACCACCCGCCGCCGCGAGGGCGCGATCAACGCCTTCTACTCCTGGTTCATCAAGGCCTCGCTCACCGCGTCGATGGGCATCGGCGGTGTCGTCCTGCAAATCTCGGGCTTCAATCCGAAAATCGGCGACCAGCCGCAGGAAGTGGTCAACCGCATGTTTTTCCTCTACCTGACTCTCCCCCTCATCATCTGGTCGGTTGCCATGCTTTCCGCCTGGTTCTACCCCCTCGGCCGCGCCCGCTCCGCGCAAATCCGCGCCGAACTGGAAGCGCGCCGCGGAGCATTATAG
- a CDS encoding ABC transporter substrate-binding protein translates to MTPNGLPHRARPAFRLSLPLPASVSAFAAGLLAVSLLLASGCTRSAPPAADITLAPLPADAEVSPFPPDPSLTPPSAAADADATNPADNSTPQTPNPEPRRSGAAADLLMVQTQPGDIATLNPLISEDQSSSSSISLFLESLVRVDTTTGEIIPNLALSWDISDDGLRYTFHLRHGVAWSDGKPFTADDVVFTWETFYVKETDPATGQPVLDKETGRPRLRFPSRPAYFHLVEGEEVRVEKIDDHTVRFTTPTVYAPFLLFGGGQSILPRHILKPFADDGTLLDQWSINTAINHPAQLVGTGAFILDSYRPGERIVFRRNPNYWKRDTAGNRLPYIDRIVTRIVADANASNVAFARGLTDVEGIQPDNVTWISRGSKTFDFTLHDLGPANAISFVWFNQHPGKDADGKPYIPPYKRKWFDDVRFRQAVSHAVNREGIVRGVFAGRASPISNYVSQKNAGWYNPDVRRYPYDPDRARALLREAGFTWRGDRLHDADGHAVEFSLMTNNSNNLRTEMATVFAENMAALGIRVELQFIDFNTLVRRTSESFNYEAGLLGFAGGAQDPYASKDIIMSNGRLHVWNPSQAKPATEWETRIDKLMTEIGRELKYDRRRELFFEVQEILAEQQPLIFLVTSNEYTGIRNRWRNVTPTPLGGILWNLDSLWAELKP, encoded by the coding sequence ATGACGCCAAACGGCTTGCCACACCGCGCCCGCCCTGCCTTCCGCCTCTCCCTCCCGCTGCCTGCCTCCGTTTCCGCTTTCGCCGCCGGTCTCCTCGCCGTCTCCCTCCTGCTCGCCTCCGGTTGCACCCGCTCCGCCCCGCCCGCCGCCGATATCACCCTCGCCCCCCTCCCTGCCGACGCCGAAGTTTCCCCCTTCCCGCCCGATCCCTCCCTCACCCCGCCATCGGCCGCCGCCGATGCCGATGCCACAAACCCTGCGGACAACTCCACACCCCAAACCCCAAACCCCGAACCGCGCCGTTCAGGCGCCGCTGCCGACCTGCTCATGGTCCAGACGCAGCCCGGCGACATCGCCACGCTCAATCCGCTCATCAGCGAAGACCAGTCCTCCTCCTCCTCCATCAGCCTCTTCCTCGAAAGCCTCGTCCGCGTCGACACCACCACCGGCGAAATCATCCCCAACCTCGCCCTCTCCTGGGACATTTCCGACGACGGCCTCCGGTACACCTTTCACCTCCGCCACGGCGTCGCCTGGAGCGATGGAAAACCCTTCACCGCCGACGACGTCGTTTTCACCTGGGAAACCTTTTATGTAAAAGAAACCGACCCCGCCACCGGCCAGCCCGTCCTCGACAAGGAGACCGGCCGCCCCCGTCTCAGGTTTCCCTCGCGCCCCGCCTATTTCCACCTCGTCGAGGGCGAGGAAGTGCGCGTCGAGAAAATCGACGACCACACCGTCCGCTTCACCACGCCCACCGTCTACGCCCCCTTCCTCCTCTTCGGCGGCGGCCAGTCCATCCTCCCTCGCCACATCCTGAAACCCTTTGCGGACGACGGCACGCTCCTCGACCAGTGGAGCATCAACACCGCCATCAATCACCCCGCGCAACTCGTCGGCACCGGCGCCTTCATCCTCGATTCCTACCGCCCCGGCGAACGCATCGTCTTCCGCCGCAACCCCAACTACTGGAAACGCGACACCGCCGGCAACCGCCTCCCCTACATCGACCGCATCGTCACCCGCATCGTCGCCGACGCCAATGCCAGCAACGTCGCCTTCGCCCGCGGCCTCACCGACGTCGAGGGCATCCAGCCCGACAACGTCACCTGGATTTCGCGCGGATCGAAAACCTTCGACTTCACCCTCCACGACCTCGGCCCCGCCAACGCCATCAGTTTCGTGTGGTTCAACCAGCACCCCGGCAAGGACGCCGACGGCAAACCGTACATCCCGCCGTACAAACGGAAGTGGTTCGACGATGTCCGCTTCCGCCAGGCCGTTTCCCACGCCGTCAACCGCGAAGGCATCGTCCGCGGTGTGTTCGCCGGCCGCGCCAGCCCCATCTCCAACTACGTTTCCCAAAAAAACGCCGGCTGGTACAACCCCGACGTCCGCCGCTACCCCTACGATCCCGATCGCGCCCGCGCCCTCCTCCGTGAAGCCGGCTTCACCTGGCGCGGCGACCGCCTCCACGACGCCGACGGCCACGCCGTGGAGTTCTCGCTGATGACCAACAACAGCAACAACCTCCGCACCGAGATGGCCACCGTGTTTGCCGAAAACATGGCCGCGCTCGGCATCCGCGTGGAGTTGCAGTTCATCGACTTCAACACCCTCGTCCGCCGCACCTCCGAATCCTTCAACTACGAAGCCGGCCTCCTCGGCTTCGCCGGCGGCGCCCAGGATCCCTACGCTTCGAAGGACATCATCATGAGCAACGGCCGCCTCCACGTCTGGAACCCCTCGCAGGCCAAACCCGCCACCGAATGGGAAACGCGTATCGACAAGCTCATGACCGAGATCGGCCGCGAACTGAAATACGACCGCCGCCGCGAACTCTTTTTCGAGGTCCAGGAAATCCTCGCCGAGCAGCAGCCGCTGATCTTCCTCGTCACCTCCAACGAATACACCGGCATCCGCAACCGCTGGCGCAACGTCACGCCCACCCCGCTCGGCGGCATCCTCTGGAACCTCGATTCCCTCTGGGCCGAACTGAAACCATGA
- a CDS encoding ABC transporter substrate-binding protein — protein sequence MIAFIIRRFFTLIPLLFGITLLVFLLMSLAPGDFLTPIKMQRDVPAELIADLERQFGLDRPWYLQYFYWLREVVQLNFGYSWTFKVPVVDLLGQRLFSTFLLSLTSVLFSWCIAIPLGVLAAIYKDSIFDRVSSFLAYAALSIPEFFLALLAVYFAARTGWFPLGGSTSIEYDFLPFGAQILDRLHHLILPTIVLGIGGVAGLMRIMRANFLDTIRAEYVQTARAKGVPEGWVMFKHVLRNAINPLISAFGFAFSSLLSGALIVEIVMNYPGLGNLIYQSLLREDQFVVLASIMMSCVMLVLGNLVADLCLAWSDPRIRLESND from the coding sequence ATGATCGCCTTCATCATCCGCCGTTTTTTCACGCTGATCCCGTTGCTCTTCGGGATCACGCTGCTGGTGTTTCTGCTGATGTCGCTCGCCCCCGGCGATTTTCTGACACCGATCAAGATGCAGCGCGACGTGCCCGCCGAACTCATCGCCGATCTCGAGCGTCAGTTCGGTCTCGATCGCCCCTGGTATCTCCAGTATTTTTACTGGCTGCGCGAAGTCGTGCAGCTCAACTTCGGCTACTCCTGGACGTTCAAGGTTCCCGTGGTCGATCTCCTCGGCCAGCGCCTCTTCTCGACCTTCCTGCTCTCGCTCACCTCGGTGCTTTTTTCCTGGTGCATCGCCATCCCGCTCGGCGTCCTCGCCGCCATCTACAAGGATTCGATCTTCGACCGCGTCAGTTCGTTCCTCGCCTACGCCGCGCTTTCCATCCCGGAATTTTTCCTCGCCCTGCTCGCCGTGTATTTCGCCGCCCGCACCGGCTGGTTCCCGCTCGGCGGCTCCACCTCCATCGAATACGACTTCCTTCCCTTCGGCGCGCAGATCCTCGACCGCCTCCATCACCTCATCCTGCCGACCATCGTTCTCGGCATCGGCGGCGTCGCCGGACTCATGCGGATCATGCGTGCCAATTTCCTGGATACGATCCGCGCCGAATACGTGCAGACCGCACGCGCCAAAGGCGTCCCGGAAGGCTGGGTCATGTTCAAGCATGTCCTGCGCAACGCGATCAACCCGCTCATCAGCGCCTTCGGCTTCGCCTTTTCGAGCCTCCTCAGCGGCGCGCTCATCGTGGAAATCGTCATGAACTATCCCGGCCTCGGCAACCTCATCTACCAGTCCCTCCTCCGCGAGGACCAGTTCGTGGTGCTCGCCTCGATCATGATGAGCTGCGTGATGCTCGTCCTCGGCAACCTCGTCGCCGACCTCTGCCTCGCCTGGTCCGATCCGCGAATCCGCCTCGAATCCAACGACTGA
- a CDS encoding ABC transporter permease, producing MSRHLFRELLRRPLGTAALATLLALYLCALFAGFLATAPVNRQDLSSTYHPPTQIFWQDGGLRVQAYRLVDPSAPSYEAVPGQSFPLRLFARGFDYKLLGLVPLQRHLLQLDDAADAAGKVQGSEFRVQSSGNTSVADNSKPETLNPEPDGEAVPPRLYLLGSDSTGRDVFSRLVYGSRVSLLIGLIGITITLTLGLLVGGLSGYFGGKIDFFAMRGVEFLMAIPSLYLLLALRSALAPYFKSDQMFFVIVIILAFIGWAGAARILRGMSLSIRRQQFVLAAESMGQSPLAILKKHILPNLASYLLVAATLSIPGYILGEAALSFLGLGIAEPASSWGLMLSQAQSIKIFMLNFWWLLTPGFAIFITVIAFNVLGDSLRDIVDPKMKTQ from the coding sequence ATGAGCCGCCATCTTTTCAGAGAACTCCTCCGCCGCCCTCTCGGGACCGCCGCCCTGGCCACGCTGCTGGCCCTCTACCTGTGCGCGCTCTTCGCCGGCTTCCTCGCCACCGCTCCCGTCAACCGGCAGGATCTCTCCTCCACCTATCACCCGCCCACCCAAATTTTCTGGCAGGATGGCGGCCTGCGCGTGCAGGCGTATCGCCTCGTCGATCCGAGTGCTCCAAGCTACGAAGCCGTCCCCGGCCAGTCGTTCCCGCTCCGCCTTTTCGCCCGCGGTTTCGACTACAAGCTCCTTGGCCTCGTCCCCCTGCAACGCCACCTCCTGCAACTCGACGACGCCGCTGACGCGGCGGGAAAAGTTCAGGGTTCAGAGTTCAGGGTTCAGAGTTCCGGTAACACATCTGTAGCCGACAACTCCAAACCGGAAACCCTGAACCCCGAACCGGACGGCGAAGCCGTCCCCCCCCGCCTCTACCTGCTCGGCAGCGACTCGACCGGCCGCGACGTCTTTTCGCGTCTCGTGTACGGCTCGCGCGTGTCACTCCTCATCGGCCTGATCGGCATCACCATCACGCTCACGCTCGGCCTGCTGGTCGGCGGACTCAGCGGCTACTTCGGCGGCAAGATCGACTTCTTCGCCATGCGCGGTGTCGAGTTCCTCATGGCCATCCCCTCGCTCTATCTCCTGCTCGCGTTGCGCTCGGCCCTCGCCCCGTACTTCAAGTCCGACCAGATGTTTTTCGTGATCGTCATCATCCTCGCCTTCATCGGCTGGGCCGGCGCGGCCCGCATCCTGCGCGGCATGTCGCTCTCGATCCGCCGCCAGCAATTCGTGCTCGCCGCCGAGAGCATGGGCCAGTCGCCGCTCGCAATCCTCAAAAAACACATCCTCCCCAACCTCGCCAGCTACCTCCTCGTCGCCGCCACCCTGAGCATTCCCGGCTATATCCTCGGCGAAGCCGCGCTCAGCTTCCTCGGTCTCGGCATCGCGGAGCCGGCCTCGTCCTGGGGGCTGATGCTCTCGCAGGCGCAAAGCATCAAGATCTTCATGCTCAACTTCTGGTGGCTGCTCACGCCGGGCTTCGCCATCTTTATCACCGTCATCGCCTTCAACGTCCTCGGCGATTCCCTCCGCGACATCGTCGATCCGAAAATGAAAACACAATGA
- the dppD gene encoding peptide ABC transporter ATP-binding protein (DppD and DppF are the ATP-binding components of the ABC dipeptide transport system DppABCDF): protein MPLLSVEDLRITFRQRERTLEAVKGIRFSLDAGRTLAVVGESGSGKSVTALSLTRLLPEPPACQVTGKILYNGRDTLTLPPRELRAIRGKEIAYIFQEPSSSLNPVFTIGSQIAEAIKLHFPDAKNIRERVVAALERVGIHDAARRYGSYPHELSGGMQQRVMIAMALACEPRILVADEPTTALDVTIQKQIIDLLRDLRTRTQMSVILITHNFGIVHGFADDVIVMFRGEIVEAGPTETVLRHPQHPYTRALIACIPKIGAGQRRLTTIDYDAIAKAS, encoded by the coding sequence ATGCCACTTCTCTCCGTCGAAGACCTCCGCATCACTTTCCGGCAGCGTGAGCGCACGCTCGAGGCCGTCAAGGGCATCCGTTTCTCGCTCGACGCCGGCCGCACCCTTGCCGTCGTCGGCGAAAGCGGCAGCGGCAAATCCGTCACCGCGCTCTCGCTCACCCGCCTCCTTCCCGAACCTCCCGCCTGCCAGGTCACGGGCAAAATCCTCTACAACGGCCGCGACACCCTCACCCTGCCGCCCCGCGAACTGCGCGCCATCCGCGGCAAGGAAATCGCCTACATCTTCCAGGAACCGTCCTCCTCGCTCAATCCCGTCTTCACCATCGGCTCGCAGATTGCCGAGGCGATCAAACTCCATTTCCCCGACGCCAAAAACATCCGCGAACGCGTCGTCGCCGCGCTCGAACGTGTCGGCATCCACGACGCCGCCCGCCGCTACGGATCGTATCCGCACGAACTTTCCGGCGGCATGCAGCAACGCGTCATGATCGCCATGGCGCTGGCCTGCGAGCCGCGCATCCTCGTCGCCGACGAACCCACCACCGCGCTCGATGTCACCATCCAGAAACAGATCATCGACCTCCTTCGCGATCTGCGCACGCGCACGCAGATGTCCGTCATTCTCATTACGCACAACTTCGGCATCGTCCACGGTTTTGCAGACGACGTCATCGTGATGTTCCGCGGCGAAATCGTCGAGGCCGGCCCCACCGAAACCGTCCTGCGCCACCCGCAACACCCCTACACCCGCGCCCTCATCGCCTGCATCCCGAAAATTGGAGCCGGCCAGCGCCGGCTCACGACCATCGACTACGATGCGATCGCGAAAGCGTCTTGA
- a CDS encoding peptide ABC transporter ATPase, with protein MSDSAATLASSPSQPYPLLEVRHLKVHFPLRSGLLRRVVDHVRAVDDVSFTIERGKTTGLVGESGSGKTTIGRSLIKLAPVTAGQILYDGKDITALSNSDFLPYRKRIQLIFQDPFNSLNPRMSVGAIISEPLDIHFPKMSRREKEARVADLLQRVGLSPDHASRYPHQFSGGQRQRIGIARALAVEPEFIICDEPVSALDVSVQAQIVNLLQDLQEELGLTYLFIAHDLAVVEHISDHVLVMNRGKLVESAPADEIYKNPQDPYTRRLLEAVPTF; from the coding sequence ATGTCTGACTCTGCCGCCACTCTCGCCAGTTCCCCCTCCCAGCCGTACCCTCTCCTCGAAGTCCGCCACCTCAAGGTCCATTTCCCGCTGCGCAGCGGCCTGCTCCGGCGTGTCGTCGATCACGTCCGCGCCGTCGATGACGTTTCCTTCACCATCGAGCGCGGCAAGACCACCGGCCTCGTCGGCGAGAGTGGCAGCGGCAAGACCACCATCGGCCGCTCCCTCATCAAGCTCGCGCCCGTCACGGCCGGACAAATCCTCTACGACGGCAAGGACATCACGGCCCTCTCCAATTCCGACTTTCTTCCGTACCGCAAACGCATCCAGCTCATCTTCCAGGACCCGTTCAATTCGCTCAACCCGCGCATGTCGGTCGGCGCGATCATCAGCGAACCGCTCGACATCCATTTTCCCAAAATGTCGCGCCGCGAAAAAGAAGCCCGCGTCGCCGACCTTCTCCAGCGCGTCGGGCTCAGCCCCGATCACGCCAGCCGCTACCCGCACCAGTTTTCCGGCGGACAGCGCCAGCGCATCGGCATTGCCCGCGCCCTCGCCGTCGAACCCGAATTCATCATCTGCGACGAACCCGTCAGCGCGCTCGACGTCTCCGTGCAGGCGCAGATCGTCAACCTCCTGCAAGACCTCCAGGAAGAACTCGGCCTCACCTACCTCTTCATCGCGCACGACCTCGCCGTCGTGGAACACATCAGCGACCACGTGCTCGTCATGAACCGGGGCAAGCTCGTCGAGTCCGCCCCGGCCGACGAGATCTACAAAAACCCGCAGGACCCCTACACCCGCCGCCTCCTCGAGGCCGTGCCGACGTTCTGA
- a CDS encoding dehydrogenase, translating to MATPLRYALVGTGSRAFMFRDALAGPHAPQGKLVALCDINPLRAAAWQADLPEKLPVYAPGDFARMIREERIDRVIVTSMDRTHHRYICAAMEAGCDVISEKPMTTDADKCTQILRTMAATGRDLRVTFNYRYAPRNSKVKELLAAGAIGDVLSVHFEWMLDTKHGADYFRRWHRDKRNSGGLLVHKATHHFDLVNWWLGTVPETVFAMGGLRFYGRENAELRGQTKFYERAKDLADPASDPFAIDLRSEPKLKALYLDAEPADGYVRDRNVFADGISIEDDMGVLVSYRNRAVMTYHLTAYSPWEGYRVSFNGTKGRLEYEVVEKAYVSGSEKDHNLARNLKISAEEGGEAAVPEPVTLLLRPHWEPPVRIHIPETNEGGHGGGDARMLRDIFEPGAEPDPLGRAAGVRDGLYSVLCGTAGNRSLATGLPVRLADLVPGLPE from the coding sequence ATGGCCACTCCTCTCCGCTATGCTCTCGTCGGGACCGGGTCCCGAGCATTCATGTTTCGCGACGCGCTCGCCGGCCCGCATGCCCCGCAGGGCAAGCTGGTCGCCCTGTGCGACATCAATCCGCTGCGCGCCGCCGCCTGGCAGGCCGATCTGCCGGAAAAACTGCCCGTTTATGCGCCGGGTGATTTTGCGCGGATGATCCGCGAGGAGCGCATCGACCGCGTGATCGTCACCTCGATGGACCGCACGCACCATCGCTACATCTGTGCGGCGATGGAGGCGGGGTGCGACGTGATTTCGGAAAAACCGATGACGACCGATGCCGACAAGTGCACGCAAATCCTGCGCACGATGGCCGCGACCGGGCGCGACCTGCGGGTGACGTTCAACTACCGCTACGCCCCGCGCAACAGCAAGGTCAAGGAACTGCTCGCCGCCGGCGCCATCGGCGACGTGCTCTCCGTGCATTTCGAGTGGATGCTCGATACCAAGCACGGCGCCGATTACTTCCGGCGCTGGCATCGCGACAAGCGCAACAGCGGCGGTCTGCTCGTGCACAAGGCCACGCACCATTTCGATCTTGTGAACTGGTGGCTGGGCACGGTGCCGGAGACGGTGTTCGCCATGGGCGGGCTGCGGTTCTACGGACGCGAGAATGCGGAACTGCGCGGACAGACGAAGTTTTACGAGCGGGCCAAGGATCTGGCCGATCCGGCGTCCGACCCGTTCGCCATCGACCTGCGCTCCGAACCGAAGCTGAAGGCGCTCTACCTCGACGCCGAGCCGGCCGACGGCTACGTGCGCGACCGCAACGTTTTTGCCGACGGCATTTCGATCGAGGACGACATGGGCGTGCTGGTTTCGTACCGGAACCGCGCCGTGATGACGTATCACCTGACGGCCTACTCGCCTTGGGAAGGCTACCGGGTGTCGTTCAACGGCACGAAGGGACGCCTCGAATACGAGGTCGTGGAAAAGGCTTACGTGAGCGGTTCGGAAAAGGACCACAACCTCGCCCGCAACCTGAAGATCAGCGCGGAGGAGGGCGGCGAGGCGGCGGTGCCGGAGCCGGTGACGCTGCTGTTGCGTCCGCACTGGGAGCCGCCGGTGCGTATCCATATTCCGGAAACCAACGAAGGCGGACACGGCGGCGGCGATGCGCGCATGTTGCGCGATATCTTCGAACCGGGCGCGGAGCCTGATCCGCTGGGCCGGGCCGCGGGCGTGCGCGACGGACTGTATTCGGTGCTCTGCGGCACGGCGGGCAACCGCTCGCTGGCGACCGGCCTGCCGGTGCGGCTGGCGGATCTGGTGCCGGGGCTGCCGGAGTAG
- a CDS encoding AraC family transcriptional regulator has protein sequence MLRYLGYGERRYGERPVLPMQRQVWEFQFILQGTCHPTTLAGGVRTEKPRLYISHPLSRHGWTDAPGTVSSILVLHFPTAPRELADLVSPRMALTVPLLPADVRRFRKLVPALLPLVQKPDALQDLRAQRLLLDLSLFALERAGSSAMPREEDDTRRIARSLAWFREHLTDSPSVEQAAQAVGCSASHLRRLYHRAGHPSPRSVLQRMRLEAAAECLTLDWPQKKVAGYLGFSEPSAFARAFTRHFGTPPGVWRHRAAITSDGKNRLQ, from the coding sequence ATGCTTCGCTACCTCGGATACGGTGAACGACGTTACGGTGAACGGCCGGTGCTGCCCATGCAAAGGCAGGTCTGGGAATTCCAGTTCATCCTGCAAGGCACCTGCCATCCGACCACCCTCGCCGGCGGCGTGCGGACGGAAAAGCCCCGTCTCTACATCTCGCACCCGCTCTCCCGGCATGGCTGGACCGACGCGCCGGGCACCGTCTCGTCCATCCTCGTTCTGCATTTCCCGACCGCCCCGCGCGAGCTGGCGGACCTCGTTTCACCGCGCATGGCCTTGACCGTTCCGCTCCTGCCGGCCGACGTGCGCAGGTTCCGGAAACTTGTCCCCGCGCTGCTCCCGCTCGTCCAGAAACCCGATGCGTTGCAAGACCTGCGCGCGCAGCGCCTGCTGCTCGACCTGTCACTCTTCGCGCTCGAGCGTGCGGGTTCCTCGGCGATGCCCCGCGAGGAGGACGATACCCGGCGGATCGCCCGCAGCCTCGCCTGGTTTCGCGAACACCTCACGGATTCTCCGTCGGTGGAACAGGCTGCGCAGGCCGTCGGTTGCTCGGCCTCGCACCTGCGCCGCCTCTACCACCGCGCCGGACATCCCTCCCCGCGCAGCGTCCTGCAACGGATGCGCCTCGAAGCGGCGGCCGAGTGCCTGACGCTCGACTGGCCGCAAAAAAAAGTGGCCGGGTATCTCGGTTTCAGCGAACCCAGCGCCTTCGCCCGCGCCTTCACCCGCCACTTCGGCACGCCGCCCGGAGTCTGGCGCCACCGGGCCGCCATCACGTCGGACGGGAAAAACCGTCTCCAATAA